Part of the Halorussus sp. MSC15.2 genome, ACCGAAGAACGACTGAGAGACCCAAGAACAAACGAGAGACCGAAGACGGCCGTTCAGAGGATGATGCTCTTCTTCCGGACCATCTCCTCGATGGTCGTGTGGAGGCCCTGCCGACCGATGCCGGAGGACTTGTTACCGCCGAAGGGGATGTCGCCGAGACCGTGGCTCGGAGCACCGTTGATGCGGACCGCACCGGCGTCCAGTCGGTCGCTCAGGTCCATCGCGCGGTCGTAGTCGCTGGTGAACACCGAGGCGTCGAGCGCGAGGTCACCGCGGTTGGCGATTTCGACGGCCTCCTCCTCGTCCTCGAAGGTCGTCACGGCCGCGACCGGGCCGAACTGCTCCTCGTGGACGATGCGGGCGTCGTGGGGCACGTTCGCCAACAGAGTCGGTTCGAAGTGTGCGCCGTCGCGCTCGCCGCCGCGCACGAGGTCCGCGCCCTTCTCGACGGCGTCCTCGACGAGTTCCTCCACCCACTCTGCCTGCCCCTCGTTGATGAGCGGTCCCATCGTGGTGTCCTCCTCGAAGAGGTCGCCGGGTTGCCAGCTATCGACCTCGGCCTCCAGCAGGTCCACGATTTCGTCGTGGACGGACTCGTGGGCCAGCACTCGACTGACCGCCGAACAGCGCTGACCGGCGTACTTGAACGACCCCTTGGCGCACTGGCCAGCCACGTCCGCGAGGTCGGCGTCGGGGAAGACGACCGCGGGGGCGTTGCCGCCGAGTTCCATGTGGAGGTTGACCATGCCGCTCTCCTTGGCGACGTGCTTGCCCGCCGCGCTGGAACCGGTCATCGAGACGACGTCGATTCGGTCGTCGCCCGAGAGGACGTCGCCGATGACGCTCCCGCGACCGGGGACGAAGTTGAACGCGCCGTCGGGCAGGTCGAGTTCCGAAACCACGTCCGCCAGAATCGCGGCGCTGATGGGCGTGTCACTGGCGGGCTTGAGGATGACGCTGTTCCCGGCCGCGAGCGCGGGGGCGACCGACAGCGCCGTGGTCGAGACGGGGTAGTTGTACGGCGTGATTGCCAGTACCGTCCCCATCGGTTCGTGCTTGACGATGGCGTCCCAGCCCTCGTGTCCGGCGGTCGTCCCCTCCCGGAACTCGCCTTTCAGCGACCGAATCTCCTCGCAGGCGCGGCGGAACCGCTCGGCGGCGGCTTCGACCTCGCCGCGCGCCGAGGAGATGGGCTTGCCCGCTTCGCGGACGATGACCTCGGCGAGTTCCTCCTTGCGCTCCAGCAGCCCGTCGGCGATGGCGTCGAGCCACGCGACGCGCTGGGGGATGGTCGTCTCGCGCAGTTCGGCCTGCGCGCGCTCGGCGGCCGCGAGCGCGTCGTCGGCCTGCTCGGGACTCGCGGCGGCGACTTGCGCGAACGACCCGCCGTCAGCGAGGTCAGAGACTTCGAGTACGTCGTCGGCGTCGAGCCATTCGCCGTCGATGTAGAGACGTTCTCGACGCTGGAGTGGTTGTTGGGACATACCCGCCCCTTTGCGCTCCGAGGGTAAAATATTTACTCACGATTGGGTTAATGGTGTCGCGGATTTTCGACTTCTGCGTGGCTCGCACCGCGATGCGACACGACCGCGTCTCCCGCCGTCTACCGCACCGTTTTTCTCGCTCGCCTTCGACCCGATAGCCGTGACCGACACCGATTCGCCGACCGTCGCGGCCTGTCAGATGACGGTCGCCGACCTCGACGTGGACGCGAACCTCGACGCGATACGGGAGCGCGTGGCCGACCTCCCGTCGGACGTGGACGCGGCGCTCTTCCCCGAGTACGCCCTGACGGGGTTCGTCGCCGACGAACGAATCCGCGCCGCGGCACTCCACCGCGACGGCGAGGCCCTCTCCCGCCTGAGCGACCTCGCAGGTGCCACCGACTGCGCGCTCCTCGTCGGGTTCGCGGAGCGCGATACCGACGCCGCCGTCGCCACGAATTCCACCGAGGACGCCGACGACATCGAGTCGAGTTACTACAACGCCGTCGCGTACCTTGACCCTGATGGCGAGACCACCGTCTATCGGAAACGCCACCTCTGGGCGAACGAGCGAGAGGTCCTCGAACCCGGACGCGAGCGCGTCACGGTCGAGACGCCCGCGGGGACGACCGGACTGCTCACCTGCTACGACCTCAACTTCGTGGACGAGAGCGCCGCACTCGCGGGTCCCGACGTGGACGCGCTGTTCGTCGTCGGGGCGTGGCCCGCGGCCCACACCCAGAACTGGAAACTCCTCTTGCGCGCACGCGCGCTCGACGGCGTCCGCTGGGTCGTCGGTGCGGGACGGACCGGAGAGAAGGCGGTCGGCGACTCGACCGAGTACGCCGGGCGCTCCCGGGTCGTCAGACCGGACGGGAGCGTGCAGGCCGGACTGAACCGGGGCGAGCGCGACCTCGTGGCCGAACTCGACCCCGCGGTCCTCGCGGAGTGCCGGGAGTTCATCCCCGTCTTCGACGACACGCACGGATGACGCAAATTGGAACGGAGCGCCGCCGAATCCGCGTCCCGTCTTCCGCCGAATGCTTTTCGGGGCCTGCGCCGAATCTCCGAGACGCATGACCGACTCCGAGCGCAGTCCCGACATCCTCGTCGCCGGGGAGACGCTCGTCGATTTCCTCCCCGACAGCGTCGGCCCGCTCGCCCACGTGGAGAACTTCTCCCGGCGCGCCGGCGGCGCGCCCGCGAACGTGGCCGTCGCGCTCGCGCGCCTGAACGCGACCCCGTGGTTCTGGACGCGCGTGGGCGCGGACCCCTTCGGCGACTACCTCGCCGCGACGCTCTCGTCGTTCGGCCTGCCCGACCGGTTCGTCGAGCGCGACCCCGCGGCCAAGACCGCGCTGGCGTTCGTCAGCCACGACGCCGACGCCGACCGCGCGTTCACCTTCTACCGCGACGGCACCGCCGACACGCGCGTCGAACCCGGCGGCGTCCCCGACGAGACGCTGGATGCAGTCGAGTGGGTGTACGTCGGCGGCGTGATGCTGGCGGCCGACCCCGGTCGGACGGCCACGCTCGACCTCGCCGAACGCGCGACCGAGCGCGGCGCGACCGTCGTCTTCGACCCTAACGCCCGGCCCGAGTTGTGGGACCGAAGCGACCGCGACTTCCAAGCCCTCGTCGCCGAGATGCTCACCTTCGCCGACGTGGTGAAGGCGACCCCCGAGGACCTCGAAGTCGCCGGGTTCGAGGGCGAGTCGCCGGAGGCGCTCTCGGCGGCCGTCACGGAGACCGGACCGCACACCGTCCTGCTGACGCAGGGGGATGCGGGAGCCTTCGCTTACGCGACCGACCGGGCACCGTGGGGCGCTGGCGCGGCTTCCCACGCCGGCTACGACGTGAAGCCGGTGGACACGACCGGCGCGGGCGACGCCTTCACCGCGGGGGCGCTCGCGGCCCTCGCCGACGCTGACGACGACACCTCGCTCTCGGCGGTCCTCGGATTCGCGAACGCGGTGGCCGCCGTCACGACGACGGCCGCGGGCGCGATGGCGGCGTTGCCGACCCGCGAGCAGGTCCGAGAGTTCCGGGACTGAACGCGAGGACATTGGGTTCGACGCCGACCGACGACGCCCTGTTACCGACCGACAAACTACAGCCACGAGCGCCGAGAGTCCCGAACACCCCGGCTTTACGTACCGCCGTTTCGTTCGCTCCGCCAATGGACGAACGGTGGCTCTACGCGTGGGGACTGGGGTCGGTCGCGCTCGGCGCGGCCTCCCTGCTCGTTCCGCTCTACGTCGTCGCGCTCGGCGGCGACCCGACCGCGCTCGGCCTGCTGGCGGCCAGTGCCGCGCTGCTGGGGACGCCCGGCGCGTTACTCTGGGGCCGCATCGCCGACCGAACCCGGAATCCGCGGTCGGTCGTCGTCGCCAGTCTGCTCGGCGCGGCGGTCTCGCTCGGCGCGATTCCGCTCCTCGACTCGGTGGTCGCCGTCCTCGCCGTCAACGCCGTCCTCTGGTTCGTCTCGGCCGCCGCCGCTCCTGTTCTGACGCTCCTCGTCGTGGCCGACGCGCCCGAGCGAGCGTGGTCGGGGCGAATCGCCGCCCTGAATCGCTATCAGGGGTTCGGCTGGGCGGGCGGTCTCGTCCTCGGAACCCTGTGGCTCGGCGTCCTCGCGCCGCAGTTCGACTCCCCGCTCTCGGCGCGGCGCTGGCTGTTTGGCGTCACCGCGGCGCTCGCCGCCGTCTCCGCGGTGGCGGCCGCGAAGTGGATGCCCTCGGCCGCGACCGACCTCGGTCGGGCCGACCGCAGGCGAATCGCGCGCTTCCTCTCTGGGACCCACCGCAACGTCAAGACCGCGACGTTCGCGTTCACTCCGAATCGGCTCTACTGGACGACGCTCGGGCTTCGGCCCCGACACCTCGCCCGGCGATTCACGCCCCGACTGGCGGCGTACTTCCTCGCGGTCGCGCTGTTCTCGACCGGGTTCGCGGCGTTCTGGGCACCGTTACCGGCGTATCTCTCTGCGGAGGGGTACGGCGGCGATGCGACCTTCGGGCTGTATCTCGCCACCAGTCTCGCGTCGGCGGCCTGCTACGGCGCGGTCGGGAGACTCAGCGAGCGGTTCGACGTGCGACTGTTCCAGAGCGCCGCGCTGGGGGTTCGGGCCGCGGCGTTCCCCGTCGTCGCGCTCGTCGGCGCGGCGACCGGACTCGTGGCGACGGGCGGTGCGGTCGGGGTCTTCGTCGTCATCGGCGTGACGTGGGCGGTCATCGCCGTGACCGGAACCGGACTGGTGACTCGTCACGCCCCTGCGTCCATCCGCGGCGAGGCGCTCGGCGTCCACGCCGCGCTGGTGGCGGCGGCGGGCGGGGCGGGAGGACTGCTCGGCGGGTGGACCGCGGAGTTCGGCTATCTGGTGGCGTTCGGGGTCGCGGGCGGTCTCGTCGTGGCGGGCGCGGTCGTGGTCGCCGCGCTCCGGGGACTCTCGACGCCGGGCAGTTCCGGCGCGGAATCGACCGAACGAGGGACCACCGAGCAGACGGAGTCAACCGACCGAGTCGAGACGACCGATTGAACCGAGACGGCCGACCGAGTGAAGACGACCGACTGAGCGCGGACGGACCGGACGCTGACGGCCGACCCCGACTTGCGCCGACCCCGAACTATTTGAACTGTGCCGACACAACCCACGGCCATGCACGACCGAGCGAAGGAGTTCACAGACCGCGCCCGTCGGGAGCACGACTTCGAGGTAGACGTGAAGGAGTTCTCCGAGGGGACCAAGACCGCCGAGGACGCCGCCGCGGCAGTCGGCTGTGAGGTCGCGCAAATCGCCAGCAGCATCGCGATGCGCGCCGCGGACCGACTCGTCGTGGTAGTGACGAGCGGCGCGAATCGAGTGAGCGAGACCAAACTCGCCGACCTGCTCGGACTCGCCGAAGACGACGTGGAGATGGCCGACGCCGCCGAGATAAAGGCGACGCTCGGGTGGTCCATCGGCGGCGTCCCGCCGTTCTGCCACGACGCCGAAGTGCCGGTCTACCTCGACGCGACGCTCACCGAGTACGAGACGGTCTGGGCCGCCGCGGGGACCCCGGAAGCGGTCTTCCCCATCGACCCGCACGAACTCCGAGAACTCTCGGGCGCGGAAGTAGCCGACATTGCCGAGTGAGACGCCACAGAACCAGCCGGTGAGCCTCTACTCTGTTCCCTATCGATTGCCGGTCTCCCGGCGGGCCAGTCCGAGCATCTGCGCCGTGGGGAGGGTCCACCCGTAGGTCACCGCCGCCATCCGCGTCCCGACCGTCGTCGCCGCGCACACCGCCGCGGCGGTACTGCCGGTCGCGCCGACAGTCACCGCAATCCAGTACGTGCTACCGCCCAGCACTGCGCAACTCGCGTAGAAATCGTCGAACAGGATGAACGGCGACCGGTCGAGGAGGATGTCGGCGAAGGCACCGCCGCCGACCGCGTTGATGGTCGCGATAGCGACGACGCCGAACCCCGAGACGCCGGCGTCGGTCGCCACGATGGCCCCGGCCGTGGCGAACGCCGCGAGTCCGACCGCGTCGGAGAACAGCGTGACGGGGTGGTCGTCCGGCGAGTCGAGGACGACGCTCAGCAGGACGGCCAGACCCACGCCGAGCATCCCGAGGCCGATTTCGCCGACGGACCGCAGCGCCAGCGGGACCCGGTTCACGAGGAGGTCCCGCGTCGCACCGCCGGCGAACGCCGTGACCAACCCGACGACCGCGACCCCGAACACGTCGAACTCCTCGCGTATCGCCTTGGTCGCACCGACGAGCGCGAACGCGACGAGACCGACCGTGTTCATCGCCGTGAACGGGTCTACCAGCAGTACCTCGGCGAAGTCCTGAACCACTAGTTTCGGCCACGGGTGCGAGCGTATTGAGACCTGCGCATCGCGGTCGCGGGGGTCGAGCGGAGCGCACCTCGCCGAAGCCGAACCCTTGATTTCCCGCGCCTCCCAACCGCCGGACATGAGCCTCCTCGAAACTGCGCTCGCGACGGTCACCGACGCCGCGCTCGGCGTCTGGCTCGGGAGCATCGTCTTCTTCTCGTTCGTCGCGCGCCGACGACCTTCGACGTGCTCGGCGACGACGCCGGCCGAGTCGTCAACGCCATCTTCCCGAAGTACTACTCGTTCGGCGTCGGCCTCGGGTTCGTGGCGTTCGCCGCCGCGTACGTCGGGGGCATCGGTCCCTACGACGGTCTGCTCGTGGCGGTCCTCCCGCTGGTCGGCGTCGCGCTCAACCTCTACGCCGACCGGGTCCTCATCCCGAAGATGGAGCGGGCGGGCGACGACGGCTTCGCCGAGTACCACAAGCAGTCGGTGGTGCTGAACGGCGTGACGATGCTCGCGGTCGCCGCGGCGCTGGTCTTCTCACACGTCTGAACGGGAGTCACGCAGGAGGAACATCGACGATGACGAAAGGAACCTACACGCTGCTCGTGGAACTCGCCGAACCCGCCACCGTCGAGTTCGGCGCGGCGGGCGAACGCGACCTGTCCGCCGGATGGTACGCCTACACCGGGAGCGCGTTCGGCACCGGCGGGTTCGCGCGCGTTGAGCGCCACCGCGAACTCGCCCGCGGCGAGCGCGACGCCCGCCACTGGCACGTCGATTACCTGCTCGGCCACCCCGATAGTCGAGTCGCCTCGGTGGTGAAGACGGCGGGCGAGGACGCGGAGTGCGAGGTGAGCCGGGCCATCGAGACCCACGGCGGCCCGGGCGTCGAGTCGGTCGCCGGTCTCGGCGCGTCGGACTGCGACTGCGATTCGCACCTGCAGTTCGGTCCTGACCGCGAGTCGCTGGAGCTGGCGGTTCGCGCGGCCCACGCGGAGTTGGCTGACTGATAGAACGACGTCCCGTCCACGCTCGACGCGCCTCGAAACCGGCCGTTCGCCCAGGGTGATTATCCTTCTGGCGGACATATCAGTGTGGACGCGCCGATGCAACTCGACCCGCTCCAAGACCCCGTCGATACGCCGGCGGAGGCGTACCGCGAGGTACTGCTCCCGTTCGGGAAGTTCGCGCTCGCGTTCCTCGCGGTCTACCTCGTCGGTCGGTTCGTCGCCGAACCCGCCGCCACCCGTATCGTGCGCCAGCGAAACCCGAACAACCCGACGATACAGGACGCCTTCCGGCGCTACCTACATCTGCTCGTCATCGTCGTC contains:
- a CDS encoding YbaK/EbsC family protein, which translates into the protein MHDRAKEFTDRARREHDFEVDVKEFSEGTKTAEDAAAAVGCEVAQIASSIAMRAADRLVVVVTSGANRVSETKLADLLGLAEDDVEMADAAEIKATLGWSIGGVPPFCHDAEVPVYLDATLTEYETVWAAAGTPEAVFPIDPHELRELSGAEVADIAE
- a CDS encoding DUF4149 domain-containing protein; the encoded protein is MLGDDAGRVVNAIFPKYYSFGVGLGFVAFAAAYVGGIGPYDGLLVAVLPLVGVALNLYADRVLIPKMERAGDDGFAEYHKQSVVLNGVTMLAVAAALVFSHV
- a CDS encoding DUF123 domain-containing protein encodes the protein MTKGTYTLLVELAEPATVEFGAAGERDLSAGWYAYTGSAFGTGGFARVERHRELARGERDARHWHVDYLLGHPDSRVASVVKTAGEDAECEVSRAIETHGGPGVESVAGLGASDCDCDSHLQFGPDRESLELAVRAAHAELAD
- a CDS encoding carbon-nitrogen hydrolase family protein, whose product is MTDTDSPTVAACQMTVADLDVDANLDAIRERVADLPSDVDAALFPEYALTGFVADERIRAAALHRDGEALSRLSDLAGATDCALLVGFAERDTDAAVATNSTEDADDIESSYYNAVAYLDPDGETTVYRKRHLWANEREVLEPGRERVTVETPAGTTGLLTCYDLNFVDESAALAGPDVDALFVVGAWPAAHTQNWKLLLRARALDGVRWVVGAGRTGEKAVGDSTEYAGRSRVVRPDGSVQAGLNRGERDLVAELDPAVLAECREFIPVFDDTHG
- a CDS encoding carbohydrate kinase codes for the protein MTDSERSPDILVAGETLVDFLPDSVGPLAHVENFSRRAGGAPANVAVALARLNATPWFWTRVGADPFGDYLAATLSSFGLPDRFVERDPAAKTALAFVSHDADADRAFTFYRDGTADTRVEPGGVPDETLDAVEWVYVGGVMLAADPGRTATLDLAERATERGATVVFDPNARPELWDRSDRDFQALVAEMLTFADVVKATPEDLEVAGFEGESPEALSAAVTETGPHTVLLTQGDAGAFAYATDRAPWGAGAASHAGYDVKPVDTTGAGDAFTAGALAALADADDDTSLSAVLGFANAVAAVTTTAAGAMAALPTREQVREFRD
- a CDS encoding trimeric intracellular cation channel family protein, whose translation is MNTVGLVAFALVGATKAIREEFDVFGVAVVGLVTAFAGGATRDLLVNRVPLALRSVGEIGLGMLGVGLAVLLSVVLDSPDDHPVTLFSDAVGLAAFATAGAIVATDAGVSGFGVVAIATINAVGGGAFADILLDRSPFILFDDFYASCAVLGGSTYWIAVTVGATGSTAAAVCAATTVGTRMAAVTYGWTLPTAQMLGLARRETGNR
- a CDS encoding MFS transporter translates to MDERWLYAWGLGSVALGAASLLVPLYVVALGGDPTALGLLAASAALLGTPGALLWGRIADRTRNPRSVVVASLLGAAVSLGAIPLLDSVVAVLAVNAVLWFVSAAAAPVLTLLVVADAPERAWSGRIAALNRYQGFGWAGGLVLGTLWLGVLAPQFDSPLSARRWLFGVTAALAAVSAVAAAKWMPSAATDLGRADRRRIARFLSGTHRNVKTATFAFTPNRLYWTTLGLRPRHLARRFTPRLAAYFLAVALFSTGFAAFWAPLPAYLSAEGYGGDATFGLYLATSLASAACYGAVGRLSERFDVRLFQSAALGVRAAAFPVVALVGAATGLVATGGAVGVFVVIGVTWAVIAVTGTGLVTRHAPASIRGEALGVHAALVAAAGGAGGLLGGWTAEFGYLVAFGVAGGLVVAGAVVVAALRGLSTPGSSGAESTERGTTEQTESTDRVETTD
- a CDS encoding aldehyde dehydrogenase, translated to MSQQPLQRRERLYIDGEWLDADDVLEVSDLADGGSFAQVAAASPEQADDALAAAERAQAELRETTIPQRVAWLDAIADGLLERKEELAEVIVREAGKPISSARGEVEAAAERFRRACEEIRSLKGEFREGTTAGHEGWDAIVKHEPMGTVLAITPYNYPVSTTALSVAPALAAGNSVILKPASDTPISAAILADVVSELDLPDGAFNFVPGRGSVIGDVLSGDDRIDVVSMTGSSAAGKHVAKESGMVNLHMELGGNAPAVVFPDADLADVAGQCAKGSFKYAGQRCSAVSRVLAHESVHDEIVDLLEAEVDSWQPGDLFEEDTTMGPLINEGQAEWVEELVEDAVEKGADLVRGGERDGAHFEPTLLANVPHDARIVHEEQFGPVAAVTTFEDEEEAVEIANRGDLALDASVFTSDYDRAMDLSDRLDAGAVRINGAPSHGLGDIPFGGNKSSGIGRQGLHTTIEEMVRKKSIIL